One stretch of Lacrimispora sphenoides DNA includes these proteins:
- a CDS encoding superoxide dismutase — MNEHYPFVNLPLPYPYDALEPYIDTQTMYLHHDRLQQRYVANLNGILSNYPQLQNKSLEDLLSDTESLPSEVRQSIINNAGGVYNHTIYFFGMTNSMTRTQAEVLYPAIVQYFGTVEQFFDEFKRYALAIFGSGYAWLVVDSNGVLKLVTTPNQNSPISDGLCVIAGIDCWEHAYFLKRFNDRAAYIEDWFHVVSWEAADERYKACISAKS; from the coding sequence ATGAATGAACATTACCCCTTTGTAAACCTGCCGCTGCCGTATCCATACGATGCACTGGAACCCTACATAGACACGCAAACCATGTACCTGCACCACGACAGGCTGCAGCAACGATATGTGGCGAATCTTAACGGGATCCTGTCGAATTATCCGCAGCTGCAAAACAAGTCTTTGGAGGATCTGCTTTCGGACACGGAAAGCCTTCCTTCGGAAGTCCGTCAGAGCATCATTAATAATGCGGGCGGAGTTTATAATCACACCATCTATTTCTTCGGGATGACCAATTCCATGACCCGGACCCAGGCTGAAGTATTGTATCCTGCCATCGTACAATACTTTGGGACGGTGGAACAGTTTTTTGATGAATTTAAAAGGTATGCACTGGCTATATTTGGATCCGGGTATGCCTGGCTGGTAGTGGATTCTAACGGCGTGCTGAAACTCGTAACAACACCAAACCAGAATTCCCCTATCTCAGATGGCCTTTGCGTTATTGCAGGCATCGACTGCTGGGAACATGCCTATTTTTTGAAGCGGTTTAACGACAGGGCCGCATACATAGAAGACTGGTTCCATGTGGTAAGCTGGGAGGCTGCGGACGAACGTTATAAAGCATGCATCAGTGCAAAATCTTAA